The genomic region taaatagGAATTGACGATGAATACCTGAGGGAACatgaaattaatactaaGCTAAAAACTATTAGAAGAATTAAACTAGGTCCTTTCCTTGTCGACACTTGGTACTTTTCTCCATACCCCCCTCCATATCAAAATATCGACACACTCTACATCTGCGAATTCTGTCTCTCGTTCTTTAGATACGAGGAGGAGCTAAACTTCCATATCGTTCATTGTGAATTAAGACATCCCCCAGGAAATGAAATCTACAGGTTCGTTTCAATCGTCCACTTATTACCAATCTATTTATCTCTTGAAACTTGAATAAAATTCACTTCAGGGATGAAAATCTCGCAATGTTTGAAGTCGACGGGGCTATGAGCACAGTATATTGTGAAAATTTGTGTTTTCTGTCAAAGTTATTCCTGGACCATAAGAGCCTAAGGTTGGAAGATATTAATAGTTAACTTGATATAGGCACACAGtctttttgtttattttctaCGTCATGACAGAGTTTGATGAAAACGGATACCATATCACGGGCTATTTTTCAAAGGAGAAACACTCCAAAAATAACGTTTCCTGTATACTATCGCTACCACAGGTACTTGATTATGGACTAATAACCCTTCAGCACCAGAGAAAGGGATATGGAAAGTATCTAACTGCATTCAGCTACCTCCTTTCAAAAAAGGAAGGGAAAACTGGAACACCCGAAAGACCCTTATCAGACCTCGGAAAGGCTTCTTACATGTCATATTGGTCTGAAGTTTTGTTGGAAATACTATTTGACCCTAAACATGAAAATTTGACAATACaggtatataaatatattattaatatgatAGTCTAAAATCTTGTCGATAccatttataataattttaggaatTATCTCAAATGACTGCTTTTGAGCCGAATGATATCATTTCTTGCCTGGAAGAGCTTGGAATTCTACACACACTCTCGAATGGAAACTCAGT from Theileria annulata chromosome 1, complete sequence, *** SEQUENCING IN PROGRESS *** harbors:
- a CDS encoding histone acetyltransferase, putative (Tap349e08.q2ks7.C.cand.94 - score = 35.66); this encodes MVTKQVQYKEDPADKNKQPTLNKSNSESQSLAIQKAREKSVILSKAREIFSQQFPTAYPMEYELWGKDLMHNTWRRCTVVHARPVDPNKEIPLLKPNEYDYYIHWLGLDRRLDCWLTIENIRTMEQGPPKGAQVIHDIEPEFHHDHTGIDDEYLREHEINTKLKTIRRIKLGPFLVDTWYFSPYPPPYQNIDTLYICEFCLSFFRYEEELNFHIVHCELRHPPGNEIYRDENLAMFEVDGAMSTVYCENLCFLSKLFLDHKSLRHTVFLFIFYVMTEFDENGYHITGYFSKEKHSKNNVSCILSLPQVLDYGLITLQHQRKGYGKYLTAFSYLLSKKEGKTGTPERPLSDLGKASYMSYWSEVLLEILFDPKHENLTIQELSQMTAFEPNDIISCLEELGILHTLSNGNSVITILPEKKRELLSKSRTKTRKLYMEKLHWIPYDAHNELTPV